The following coding sequences lie in one Haemorhous mexicanus isolate bHaeMex1 chromosome 10, bHaeMex1.pri, whole genome shotgun sequence genomic window:
- the RBP2 gene encoding retinol-binding protein 2, with protein MPANYNGTWEMVNNENFEGYMVALGIDFATRKIAKHLKQTKEIVQNGDNFKTKTLSTFRNYDLDYTVGVEFEEHTKGLDNRVVKSLVTWDGDKLVCVQKGEKNNRGWKHWIEGDILHLELTCEDQVCHQTFKKKN; from the exons ATGCCTGCCAACTACAATGGGACCTGGGAGATGGTGAATAATGAAAACTTCGAGGGCTACATGGTTGCTTTAG GTATTGATTTTGCAACTCGTAAGATTGCGAAACACTTGAAACAAACAAAGGAGATTGTTCAAAATGGAGacaattttaaaaccaaaacactcAGCACTTTCAGAAACTATGATTTGGATTACACTGTGGGGGTGGAGTTTGAGGAGCACACCAAAGGACTGGATAACCGAGTGGTGAAG TCCCTGGTGACCTGGGATGGTGACAAACTGGTCTGTGTTCAGAAAGGTGAAAAGAACAACAGGGGCTGGAAGCACTGGATTGAAGGAGACATCCTGCATCTG GAACTGACATGTGAAGACCAGGTGTGCCATCAGACATTTAAGAAGAAGAACTAA